Proteins found in one Chaetodon auriga isolate fChaAug3 chromosome 12, fChaAug3.hap1, whole genome shotgun sequence genomic segment:
- the LOC143329285 gene encoding T cell receptor alpha variable 36/delta variable 7 has protein sequence MFMFQTGSSEDLVKPFKDVMLALEGDNVTLSCKYSGSVNGLYWYQQKSSSSPQFLISGYSDKTAKLSVKEDKTKKEFHLQISSAAVTDSALYYCALQPTVLLQLQLLLLQLVVLLLLHTIHCYHVHIVPYTIMCIYTHTHTHTHTHTLYYFIISYIFIIVI, from the exons atgttcatgtttcagactg GATCCTCGGAGGATTTAGTGAAGCCATTTAAAGATGTAATGTTGGCTTTGGAGGGAGACAATGTGACTCTCTCCTGCAAATATTCAGGATCTGTTAACGGCCTCTACTGGTATCAACAGAAGTCCAGTTCATCTCCACAGTTTCTGATCTCAGGATAttcagacaaaacagcaaagttgtcTGTTAAAGAAGACAAAACGAAAAAGGAGTTTCatctgcagatctcctctgctgcagtgactgactctgctctgtactactgtgctctgcagcccacagtg ttattacaattacaattgtTGTTATTACAACTCGTTGTCCTCCTGTTACTACATACAATTCATTGTTATCATGTACATATAGTACCCTATACTatcatgtgtatatatacacacacacacacacacacacacacacacacactatattattttatcattagttacatttttattattgttatatgA